gtattGCAACCGCAAACAGTCCAGAAGGTAGTTGCAATAAGCGACATGGTATAAACCTTTGGTTGTTCAAATGTTGGATTCATGATAGAAGATTGTGCAGTTGTCTGGCTGATAGAAGCTCTCTGTTGTGCCTGACTATGACTGCTTGGTCCAGTGACTTGAGTTGGTGCCCTCGAACCTTCGTAAGATGTTGCACTCTGTTTGGTTGGTTCACAGAGTTAGAAACTCAAGATTTAGTTTGtgttaatataaatacaaaaatatcttcCTTCCCTTACCGGATAAGAAAAGAGTGCCCTAGGCCCACCAAAGCCAGGCATACTAGTATCTGGAGTTTGTACATAAGGCGGGGGCATGGAGGCACCAGAAGCAATTGACACATTTGGCTGTGAAATTAGAGATGGGGGTCCAAGTGGCACAGGTTGCACNNNNNNNNNNNNNNNNNNNNNNNNNNNNNNNNNNNNNNNNNNNNNNNNNNNNNNNNNNNNNNNNNNNNNNNNNNNNNNNNNNNNNNNNNNNNNNNNNNNNNNNNNNNNNNNNNNNNNNNNNNNNNNNNNNNNNNNNNNNNNNNNNNNNNNNNNNNNNNNNNNNNNNNNNNNNNNNNNNNNNNNNNNNNNNNNNNNNNNNNNNNNNNNNNNNNNNNNNNNNNNNNNNNNNNNNNNNNNNNNNNNNNNNNNNNNNNNNNNNNNNNNNNNNNNNNNNNNNNNNNNNNNNNNNNNNNNNNNNNNNNNNNNNNNNNNNNNNNNNNNNNNNNNNNNNNNNNNNNNNNNNNNNNNNNNNNNNNNNNNNNNNNNNNNNNNNNNNNNNNNNNNNNNNNNNNNNNNNNNNNNNNNNNNNNNNNNNNNNNNNNNNNNNNNNNNNNNNNNNNNNNNNNNNNNNNNNNNNNNNNNNNNNNNNNNNNNNNNNNNNNNNNNNNNNNNNNNNNNNNNNNNNNNNNNNNNNNNNNNNNNNNNNNNNNNNNNNNNNNNNNNNNNNNNNNNNNNNNNNNNNNNNNNNNNNNNNNNNNNNNNNNNNNNNNNNNNNNNNNNNNNNNNNNNNNNNNNNNNNNNNNNNNNNNNNNNNNNNNNNNNNNNNNNNNNNNNNNNNNNNNNNNNNNNNNNNNNNNNNNNNNNNNNNNNNNNNNNNNNNNNNNNNNNNNNNNNNNNNNNNNNNNNNNNNNNNNNNNNNNNNNNNNNNNNNNNNNNNNNNNNNNNNNNNNNNNNNNNNNNNNNNNNNNNNNNNNNNNNNNNNNNNNNNNNNNNNNNNNNNNNNNNNNNNNNNNNNNNNNNNNNNNNNNNNNNNNNNNNNNNNNNNNNNNNNNNNNNNNNNNNNNNNNNNNNNNNNNNNNNNNNNNNNNNNNNNNNNNNNNNNNNNNNNNNNNNNNNNNNNNNNNNNNNNNNNNNNNNNNNNNNNNNNNNNNNNNNNNNNNNNNNNNNNNNNNNNNNNNNNNNNNNNNNNNNNNNNNNNNNNNNNNNNNNNNNNNNNNNNNNNNNNNNNNNNNNNNNNNNNNNNNNNNNNNNNNNNNNNNNNNNNNNNNNNNNNNNNNNNNNNNNNNNNNNNNNNNNNNNNNNNNNNNNNNNNNNNNNNNNNNNNNNNNNNNNNNNNNNNNNNNNNNNNNNNNNNNNNNNNNNNNNNNNNNNNNNNNNNNNNNNNNNNNNNNNNNNNNNNNNNNNNNNNNNNNNNNNNNNNNNNNNNNNNNNNNNNNNNNNNNNNNNNNNNNNNNNNNNNNNNNNNNNNNNNNNNNNNNNNNNNNNNNNNNNNNNNNNNNNNNNNNNNNNNNNNNNNNNNNNNNNNNNNNNNNNNNNNNNNNNNNNNNNNNNNNNNNNNNNNNNNNNNNNNNNNNNNNNNNNNNNNNNNNNNNNNNNNNNNNNNNNNNNNNNNNNNNNNNNNNNNNNNNNNNNNNNNNNNNNNNNNNNNNNNNNNNNNNNNNNNNNNNNNNNNNNNNNNNNNNNNNNNNNNNNNNNNNNNNNNNNNNNNNNNNNNNNNNNNNNNNNNNNNNNNNNNNNNNNNNNNNNNNNNNNNNNNNNNNNNNNNNNNNNNNNNNNNNNNNNNNNNNNNNNNNNNNNNNNNNNNNNNNNNNNNNNNNNNNNNNNNNNNNNNNNNNNNNNNNNNNNNNNNNNNNNNNNNNNNNNNNNNNNNNNNNNNNNNNNNNNNNNNNNNNNNNNNNNNNNNNNNNNNNNNNNNNNNNNNNNNNNNNNNNNNNNNNNNNNNNNNNNNNNNNNNNNNNNNNNNNNNNNNNNNNNNNNNNNNNNNNNNNNNNNNNNNNNNNNNNNNNNNNNNNNNNNNNNNNNNNNNNNNNNNNNNNNNNNNNNNNNNNNNNNNNNNNNNNNNNNNNNNNNNNNNNNNNNNNNNNNNNNNNNNNNNNNNNNNNNNNNNNNNNNNNNNNNNNNNNNNNNNNNNNNNNNNNNNNNNNNNNNNNNNNNNNNNNNNNNNNNNNNNNNNNNNNNNNNNNNNNNNNNNNNNNNNNNNNNNNNNNNNNNNNNNNNNNNNNNNNNNNNNNNNNNNNNNNNNNNNNNNNNNNNNNNNNNNNNNNNNNNNNNNNNNNNNNNNNNNNNNNNNNNNNNNNNNNNNNNNNNNNNNNNNNNNNNNNNNNNNNNNNNNNNNNNNNNNNNNNNNNNNNNNNNNNNNNNNNNNNNNNNNNNNNNNNNNNNNNNNNNNNNNNNNNNNNNNNNNNNNNNNNNNNNNNNNNNNNNNNNNNNNNNNNNNNNNNNNNNNNNNNNNNNNNNNNNNNNNNNNNNNNNNNNNNNNNNNNNNNNNNGTTGTGCCTGACTATGACTGCTTGGTCCAGTGACTTGAGTTGGTGCCCTCGAACCTTCGTAAGATGTTGCACTCTGTTTGGTTGGTTCACAGAGTTAGAAACTCAAGATTTAGTTTGtgttaatataaatacaaaaatatcttcCTTCCCTTACCGGATAAGAAAAGAGTGCCCTAGGCCCACCAAAGCCAGGCATACTAGTATCTGGAGTTTGTACATAAGGCGGGGGCATGGAGGCACCAGAAGCAATTGACACATTTGGCTGTGAAATTAGAGATGGGGGTCCAAGTGGCACAGGTTGCACCTGATTTAATTGGCTAGGTCTTTCAAGAGAATGGTGCATTGATTGTAATAACTGAGGTGCATAAGATTGAGGTGGATATCCAATGTTCATCATTGTGCCACCTCTTCCTACAGATTGAAAGTTATGAGAAGACAATCGAGTAACTTGATCAGGATGAGGAGCTTGCATGGTAGGACGAAACTggcataaaaaaaatacaaaacacatGTTAAGGGTTGAGCTGACAAATAGTCTTCATATATACATGTAAGACATAAACATTACCTGAAAGTTCATAGATGGAGGAAAGCCTCGGGGTGGTTCTAAGGAACTCGCATTAGGATGCTGGAATggctttccaaaagaaaaacaaaatgataattagatgtaaaactcaaaaaaaaatcataagaataAAAATGGTGGGGAAAATCAGAAAAGATGGGAACTCGCAGAAATATAGTGCACATTTAAAGGCTAATGTTATAGAAGTCGCTCTTTAATATCTTATCCAcacaatgaaaagaaaaatcaatatgaaaacatGCTCACAAGTCTGTTTAATCCATGAGGAAAAACACCAATTAAAGGCCCCATGAATACTCAATATGTCAAAATGAATATCCTAAAATACCAAATATCATAATTCAAATGTCTTGAGGCatttagaaattaaaccaaagccAGTGGCCTCAAGGTAGACAGGGTAATAGAGTATTGGAATAAAGGGGTCGCAAAATAGAACAGATAAAGGACAAAAATAGTGCTTGCACTCAGTAGTTTAATCCTATGCATACCTGAATGCCAGGATACTGAGGGTTATTGGCCATCTTCCAACAGTATTAGCCTCAGTGCCACCAGTGGAAGatccaccaaaagaaaaaaatgggaaaaaataCTAGACCTGTATCACAACCACAAAAATAGGAAAAGATGATGTGGATTAATCTGATCATGCTGTCTAACTTAACCAGCCGTAACATGAGGATAAATGATCAAAAATGATCCACTAATCAATCAGAAGCTTAAAGATTCCAACTCTAGGTTTTACTCTTGCAGattacatataaattaaaactagtCTACACGGAAATGAGACTAGAAACTAACTCAGTCAATCAAGTTCTACCCCAGAAGATACGGAATTTTCAAAAAAACgataacaaaaccctaatcagaaTAGTCTACACAGAAATGAGACTAGAAACTAACTCATTCAATCAAGTTCTACCCCAGAAGATAcggaattttcaaaaaaaacgataacaaaaccctaatcagaaCAATAGGAATGAGGAAATATCCCAAAACTTCAAACAGTTCTCAGTTGCTTTTAGTCAATCGCAGAATTCAAACACAAGCCCAAAGCAACGACTATAGTTTCCAGCGAAGAGAAGGAAGAATCGAAGAAAATTACCACTCGCCGGCGAGGAGAagtcgatgaagaagaagttgaaactCACAGTTCAGAGCCAACACGACGGTACTGCGCTTCACCCctattaaaatgattaaaatcataaaacatatatactgtatgtataaaaaaaaaaggtcaattTGGTGTCTTCAACTGGGCTTACCAACCCGCGAGTTTAGGCCCAAATGCTTACCACGTTTCAATTCTGAGTTCGGTTATTTCATCCCGGTTTAGTGGTTTACCACTGTTTACGGCCACGAAGGGAGATATCGAAAAATAGCATAGGCggcaaattttcaaaattagaaaagaaacaaaaaacacagcTCATAAAAAGCGTTACGCTgccgacaaaaataaaaaataagcgTTAACGGTTTGAGATTGGAAATTCTGAAGACACGTGTCATCCATCAACACCAGCTCACCCATCTGACGCCCTTCGTGGTCACCTAAAAAGATGGGATCGTGTATAAATATCTACTGTACTATTTTTTATCAAAGGGAACGACACACATCTCAAAACCAGATCTAGATCTATTTTTTCTCTAAGGAAGGCGTCTTCGCAAACGCCtcgattctttcttcttcttcgtcgtcgtcttcttcttcgatttagCGAAAATGAGGGAATGCATTTCGATCCACATTGGTCAAGCTGGTATCCAGGTCGGAAACGCCTGTTGGGAGCTTTACTGCCTTGAACATGGCATCCAGGTTCATCTCCCTTCctaatctctctctttgtttacaTGTATCTGTTTAGATCTGCCTCGTAAATCAAAATTGCTCTCTGGTTCCGTTAAATCTGAGATTTACATAATGTATATCGCTAGATCTTCGAATTATTTGACCGAATCCCTCAGATCTGTAGTTATGGGAACCAGATCTTGCATTCCCGAGATGTATGATGAATGAGAatctgtttgattttgtttatgacATTTTAGATCTATCTCTATCGGTTGTTGTTTGACTTGGATCTTGCTTTGCCGTAATCATTTGATGAACATTTGCGTATTTTTTGTTGCGAGTATTTAGATCTGTCTATGTGAATCTGTTATGACGTGAAATGTTTTGTGAATCTGTAGCCGGATGGCCAAATGCCGAGTGACAAGACTGTTGGCGGAGGTGATGATGCTTTCAACACCTTCTTCAGCGAGACTGGTGCAGGAAAGCATGTTCCTCGTGCTATCTTCGTTGATCTTGAGCCCACTGTGATTGACGAGGTCAGAACTGGTACATACCGTCAGCTTTTCCACCCTGAGCAACTCATCAGCGGCAAAGAGGATGCGGCTAACAACTTCGCCCGTGGACATTACACCAGTAAATCCCTCTTCTCTTAATAAATATCCTCTGTTGATCTCATATTTTTGCATATCTAGTGTTATTGACTCTTATTGCTTTTAAATCTTTCTTGTGTCAGTTGGAAAGGAGATTGTTGATCTCTGTCTAGACCGTATCAGGAAGCTCGCTGACAACTGTACTGGTCTTCAAGGTTTCCTTGTTTTCAACGCTGTTGGTGGAGGAACTGGATCTGGTCTTGGATCTCTTCTCCTTGAGCGTCTCTCTGTAGACTATGGAAAGAAATCCAAACTAGGATTCACTGTGTACCCTTCACCTCAGGTTTCAACATCTGTTGTTGAGCCATACAACAGTGTTCTTTCCACCCACTCACTCTTGGAACACACTGATGTCTCTATCCTCCTCGACAATGAAGCTATATATGACATCTGCAGACGTTCCCTCGACATTGAGAGGCCTACTTACACTAACCTCAACCGTCTTGTCTCTCAGGTTTATATCCTACCTTCCCTTGGCATGCTCTCTACATTTGGTCTTTTTTGTGTTCTGCTCTTCTAATGCGCTTTACTGTTGCTCTTTTTGCTTTCAGGTCATATCTTCCTTGACCACTTCTCTGAGGTTTGATGGTGCTTTGAACGTTGACATCACTGAGTTCCAGACTAACTTGGTTCCATACCCACGGATTCACTTCATGCTTTCCTCGTACGCTCCTGTCATCTCTGCAGAGAAAGCCTTCCATGAGCAACTCTCTGTTGCTGAGATTACCAACACTGCTTTTGAGCCTTCTTCTATGATGGCCAAATGTGACCCTCGTCATGGTAAGTACATGGCTTGCTGTCTGATGTACAGAGGTGATGTCGTCCCCAAGGACGTGAATGCTGCTGTTGGCACCATCAAGACCAAGCGTACCATCCAGTTTGTTGACTGGTGTCCAACTGGATTCAAGTGTGGTATCAACTACCAGCCACCTACTGTTGTTCCCGGTGGTGATCTGGCCAAGGTTCAGAGAGCTGTGTGCATGATCTCTAACTCGACCAGTGTTGCTGAAGTCTTCTCCCGCATTGACCACAAGTTTGACCTGATGTATGCTAAGCGTGCATTTGTTCACTGGTACGTTGGTGAGGGTATGGAGGAAGGAGAGTTCTCTGAAGCTCGTGAGGATCTTGCTGCTTTGGAGAAAGACTATGAGGAGGTTGGTGCCGAGGgaggtgatgatgaagaggatgatgaaggtGAGGAGTACTGAGTGACATCTTCTTTGATATTGTTTGGGTTTGCTGTTGTGTGCTTTTGAAAGGCTTGAAACTCTTTTGTACCAAGTCTTACCTATCCGtctgttttcttttgtcaaaactTGGTGTTTGAACTTTGTGTGTGCTATATCAATCTATCGTTGCTCTCCTATTCTTCTTGCATTTGGTTAAGAGCTGTTTCGGAGAACATTCATTTGACACTAATAATGTTCTAGACAACATCAGAACATCTGTGAACATTGCagataatattaagaaaattatcaaGACGAGAAAAGGCAAGTAGTAATCGTAAAAGAATTTGATCATTTAGTTCTTTTTGATGCATCTTGAAATTGGTTAGTGATCCGGTATGTCTTCATCCTCAATCCTCAAGTAGATCATTTTGAATGTTAGATTCATTCcaaatataatacaaatataatatttgaatgtTAAATTCATTCCCAATGTTTGAATTGGTTGTCAACTTCTTATAACTACACCTATCATTATAGCATTAGCTGAGTTCTCAAAGTGatctactgttttttttttttttttttttNNNNNNNNNNNNNNNNNNNNNNNNNNNNNNNNNNNNNNNNNNNNNNNNNNNNNNNNNNNNNNNNNNNNNNNNNNNNNNNNNNNNNNNNNNNNNNNNNNNNNNNNNNNNNNNNNNNNNNNNNNNNNNNNNNNNNNNNNNNNNNNNNNNNNNNNNNNNNNNNNNNNNNNNNNNNNNNNNNNNNNNNNNNNNNNNNNNNNNNNNNNNNNNNNNNNNNNNNNNNNNNNNNNNNNNNNNNNNNNNNNNNNNNNNNNNNNNNNNNNNNNNNNNNNNNNNNNNNNNNNNNNNNNNNNNNNNNNNNNNNNNNNNNNNNNNNNNNNNNNNNNNNNNNNNNNNNNNNNNNNNNNNNNNNNNNNNNNNNNNNNNNNNNNNNNNNNNNNNNNNNNNNNNNNNNNNNNNNNNNNNNNNNNNNNNNNNNNNNNNNNNNNNNNNNNNNNNNNNNNNNNNNNNNNNNNNNNNNNNNNNNNNNNNNNNNNNNNNNNNNNNNNNNNNNNNNNNNNNNNNNNNNNNNNNNNNNNNNNNNNNNNNNNNNNNNNNNNNNNNNNNNNNNNNNNNNNNNNNNNNNNNNNNNNNNNNNNNNNNNNNNNNNtgttttttttttttttttttttggctcaacatctACTTTTCATTCACCcattaaaattacaaatcagAGTTCACAACATTTTTCACCCAATCTGCATAAGAGAATACAACTTGGGAACATAATTCGTAAACGAAGAAGCCTCCCCTGCTATTCTATCTGCCACTCTGTTCTCTTCCCGGTGCACAAACTCAAACATAGTGTCCTCAAATTTATGGCTTAGAAGCTGAATATCTTGGATAACAGGAGCTACCGAAGGCATAGTTTGATTTCCTTTCACTAACGACATTAGTTGGTGGGAATCAGACTCAAAGATTATTTTCTCTTATAATTGAATTTAGACAGCTCCACCATAGCCCATCTTAATGCCTCTATTTCTGTTTCAAGGATACTCTTCCCTCTTGGTATAGCTCGAGCTCCCATCCAAATTATCCTTCCCTCATGATCTCGAAGTGACCAACCAACACCACTATTCTCCCTTTCAGCATACATTTTAACCAAGGTTCAGGGGGTCGCTTCCATCTGATTAACTCTCTATTGGTACCTGCAGGAGGATTATTCACAGGAGCCCTCTCTCTTCTTGTCGCCCACTCTTCAGCATccacttttgctttttttcaCCACTTCCAGAGCTTCATACTCTTTCCCTTTGTACACTAATTCATTCCTATTCTTCCACAATCTCCAAAGAATCCAGGGGGTTAGACATTTTACCTCAGTTCCTTGGTCACCTCCCTCTTGGATGTTCATCGCGACATAGAGATTTTCATACACTGATCCTCCCCATACACCTTCCATAGGAGCCGCAACTAGAGAGATCGCCCATACCAATCTTGCAAAAGTGCATTGGAACAGCATATGATTCACCGTTTCTGGGGTAGATGGACAGCGGATACATGATCCATCTTTTGACAAGTGCCTATGCTCCATGTTTGCTGCCACTGAAATACTGTTACTCAAACATCTCCATAGGAAATGGTGTAGTTTTAGAGGAATGTCCAAGGACCAAATTTTCTGGTAAATGGGATCTAGGCTCGGTTGGGTTACCTCTACTCTTACATTCTTCTTCAGAAGCTCTTGTGTTAGGACCCAATAGCCCGACCTCACTGTATAGGTACCCGACTTGGCGTAGTCCCATGTGTACACATCGGAAGTAGCACCACCTCCTGGTTTCAGCTCCTCCACCAACCGTTTATCCTCCTCAGAAAGCATCACACGTAGCAGTTCCGTGTTCCATTCACGCCCGATTCCCTCCAAAAGATCCTTTCCACGTTGGATTCGAGAAATGGTATTTTGATAGAGTGGAGTGGCCTTGTTTACTGAGAACAATGGTCTTGCTGGTTTTGAACCGATCCACTGATCCTGCCAGATGTTAATCATCTCTCCATTCCCCATCACAGCTCTAGCTCCTTGTTTAATAAGCTCCTGAGCTTCAAGTATACTGCGCCATGCAAAGGACGGTCTGTAACCCAACTTAGCGTTAAGAGGATCtgattttctaaaatatcttcTCTTATAAATCCTTGCCATAAGTGAATCTTTCCTGTCCAGCATTCTCCACAATTGTTTACCCAGCAGAGCAACATTGAACTTCTCAATATCCTTAAATCCAAGTCCCCCTTCACTTTTTGGCTTGCTAAGTTTATCCCAGGATTTTCGGTGCATACCTCGACCATCCCTTTTGTTCTTCCACCAGAACTCAGCCATAACCGACTCCAGTTGCTGACAAACCATCTTAGGCAGCTTATAACAGGACATCGTGAAGGCAGGAAGGGCCATTGCCACCGCCTTTAACATCACTTCCTTCCCACCTTGAGACAGAAAATTTGACTGCCAACCTGAGACCTTCTGATTGAATCTTTCTCTGAGATAACTCAAAGTTTCTACTTTTGATCGC
The Camelina sativa cultivar DH55 chromosome 15, Cs, whole genome shotgun sequence DNA segment above includes these coding regions:
- the LOC104746364 gene encoding tubulin alpha-2 chain-like codes for the protein MRECISIHIGQAGIQVGNACWELYCLEHGIQPDGQMPSDKTVGGGDDAFNTFFSETGAGKHVPRAIFVDLEPTVIDEVRTGTYRQLFHPEQLISGKEDAANNFARGHYTIGKEIVDLCLDRIRKLADNCTGLQGFLVFNAVGGGTGSGLGSLLLERLSVDYGKKSKLGFTVYPSPQVSTSVVEPYNSVLSTHSLLEHTDVSILLDNEAIYDICRRSLDIERPTYTNLNRLVSQVISSLTTSLRFDGALNVDITEFQTNLVPYPRIHFMLSSYAPVISAEKAFHEQLSVAEITNTAFEPSSMMAKCDPRHGKYMACCLMYRGDVVPKDVNAAVGTIKTKRTIQFVDWCPTGFKCGINYQPPTVVPGGDLAKVQRAVCMISNSTSVAEVFSRIDHKFDLMYAKRAFVHWYVGEGMEEGEFSEAREDLAALEKDYEEVGAEGGDDEEDDEGEEY